Proteins encoded by one window of Bradyrhizobium sp. B097:
- a CDS encoding A4/G1 family peptidase has translation MSTRDGRSPTYDIEGLKKVIRSSTTSVLPPTGFRTLVASQDELKALGFPRRPDPVLQPAEYAFWQKMFSPTVAFEAFDFQVLSPVTAGLRRSFDQSPRRESSLNWSGAYITPRDGTVFSSVWGKFQVPTPTRPASGRASETYHSSTWIGFDGQRRYYRSTLPQIGTAQNIDPATGAGSPTTSFSAWWQWWVRGDPAQAHPITLVSPKIHAGDLIMCLMQVAPDRTGVSFVITNLTTSRSVQFSQTAPLTQLGQPFKIPGATAEWVMERSALPGNPTPLQLPDYGTVVFHDCGASAINMDSGAMVERNLSGAKLIDMYVVVKETPERTEKPSIAKPIDSTEFLTYFR, from the coding sequence ATGAGCACCCGGGACGGGCGGAGCCCCACATACGACATCGAAGGCCTGAAGAAGGTCATCAGGAGTTCGACGACCAGCGTGCTTCCTCCCACCGGATTTCGCACCTTGGTCGCATCGCAGGACGAGCTGAAGGCGCTCGGTTTTCCAAGACGGCCGGACCCGGTGCTGCAGCCGGCCGAGTATGCATTCTGGCAGAAGATGTTTAGTCCGACGGTGGCGTTCGAGGCCTTCGATTTCCAAGTGCTTTCCCCCGTCACCGCGGGCCTCCGCCGATCGTTCGACCAATCGCCACGGCGGGAAAGCAGCCTCAACTGGTCCGGTGCCTACATCACGCCGAGGGATGGCACCGTATTCTCGTCGGTCTGGGGGAAGTTTCAGGTGCCGACACCAACCCGGCCGGCCAGCGGCCGGGCCAGCGAGACATATCACAGTTCGACGTGGATCGGCTTTGATGGACAACGTCGGTATTACCGATCGACGTTGCCGCAAATCGGCACCGCGCAGAACATCGACCCCGCCACGGGCGCGGGCAGCCCAACGACCTCGTTCTCCGCGTGGTGGCAATGGTGGGTCAGGGGCGATCCGGCCCAGGCGCATCCCATCACGCTCGTGTCGCCGAAGATTCATGCCGGCGATCTGATCATGTGCCTCATGCAGGTGGCGCCGGATCGCACCGGCGTGTCGTTCGTGATCACGAACCTCACGACCAGTCGCTCCGTGCAGTTCTCTCAAACCGCACCCCTGACCCAGCTGGGGCAACCCTTCAAGATTCCCGGCGCGACGGCGGAATGGGTGATGGAGCGGTCGGCCCTCCCGGGAAATCCAACCCCGCTGCAGCTTCCGGACTACGGCACGGTGGTGTTCCACGACTGCGGCGCGTCCGCAATCAACATGGATAGCGGAGCGATGGTGGAGCGCAATCTCTCCGGCGCGAAGCTCATCGACATGTACGTCGTCGTGAAGGAGACTCCGGAAAGGACCGAGAAGCCCTCCATTGCAAAGCCAATCGATTCAACGGAGTTTCTTACCTACTTCCGCTAG
- a CDS encoding phosphatase PAP2 family protein, with protein sequence MTGNTGNTGNTGNTGNTGNTGNVGGGGWFISDRVDLPFVTRLDPSGTDELGSLRRTPPAHFGSRQWSANWYAWRVLHQFIANAPAWATTIDADAALTQIRNDLVADYAAQIDNLVLAARDERPDAMGLILSQDAEFFTDFLAVLTARPGSHTQTWRLLNIASLIGSFAALYFKDKYDLPRPSQICPALLPPIQVPGHSSWPSGHSTQAHFMKNCMLRVFAATAMSAADQAVWKSDLSILADSIARNREIAGVHYPKDSEGGARIADLLDTVILTPAIVPMFDSAITAAAGEWQ encoded by the coding sequence ATGACAGGCAACACGGGTAACACGGGCAATACCGGAAACACCGGCAATACGGGAAACACCGGCAACGTCGGAGGGGGTGGTTGGTTTATCTCAGACCGCGTCGACTTGCCGTTCGTCACAAGGCTCGACCCCTCGGGCACCGACGAGCTTGGCAGCCTACGGCGGACGCCGCCGGCGCATTTCGGCAGCCGACAATGGTCTGCAAACTGGTATGCGTGGCGCGTCCTGCATCAGTTCATCGCCAACGCCCCCGCCTGGGCAACGACCATCGATGCTGACGCCGCCCTCACGCAGATCCGGAACGACCTGGTCGCCGACTATGCCGCGCAAATAGACAACCTCGTGCTCGCCGCGCGGGATGAACGGCCGGATGCAATGGGCCTGATCCTCTCGCAGGACGCTGAATTTTTCACGGATTTTCTGGCTGTGCTGACCGCGAGGCCCGGCTCGCATACGCAAACCTGGCGCCTGTTGAATATCGCGAGTTTGATTGGGTCCTTTGCGGCATTGTATTTCAAGGACAAGTACGATTTGCCTCGGCCGTCGCAGATTTGCCCCGCATTGCTGCCGCCGATCCAGGTCCCCGGTCACTCATCCTGGCCGAGCGGACATTCCACCCAGGCGCATTTCATGAAGAACTGCATGCTCAGGGTGTTCGCCGCGACGGCGATGTCCGCGGCTGACCAGGCCGTATGGAAATCCGACCTGTCGATCCTCGCGGATTCGATCGCCAGAAACCGCGAGATTGCCGGCGTGCATTATCCGAAGGATTCGGAAGGCGGCGCCAGAATCGCCGATCTGCTGGACACCGTCATTTTGACGCCAGCCATCGTGCCGATGTTTGACAGCGCCATCACGGCTGCCGCAGGCGAATGGCAATGA